The Actinomycetota bacterium genome includes a region encoding these proteins:
- a CDS encoding acyl-CoA dehydrogenase: MDLSYPPEAEEFRTEIRAWLEENLPEGWGTPGFRLDGDERKRFNKEWPQRLHEGGWICASWPKEYGGKGLDTMQAVVLNEEFARAGAPMRADFFGDTLVGPTILQWGSEEQKKEFLPKILRGQISWCQGFSEPDAGSDLASLKTRAELDGDEWVVNGQKVWTTQAKHADYVFLLARTDPDAPKHKGISYLLVPMKQPGVEVRPIEQIDGSAEFNEVFFDNARCPKDNVVGGVNNGWSVAMTTLGFERGTSATTGHRRFQRELDAIIDAARKNGKASDPLVRQRLARAWSKVKIMEVNGLRTLTAVLNKTKDQSSAALGATNKMFWSEYHREVMELYIDVMGMDGQILTGDVNQEYALGMGRRARARHYPVSPLQAAFFFSRSETIWGGAAEIQRNIVGERVLGLPKEPKPA, translated from the coding sequence CGATTGGACGGCGACGAGCGCAAGCGCTTCAACAAGGAATGGCCGCAGAGGCTCCACGAGGGTGGCTGGATCTGCGCCTCCTGGCCGAAGGAGTACGGCGGCAAGGGCCTCGACACGATGCAGGCGGTCGTGCTCAACGAGGAGTTCGCCCGCGCCGGGGCGCCGATGCGCGCCGACTTCTTCGGTGACACCCTCGTCGGCCCCACGATCCTGCAATGGGGCTCCGAGGAGCAGAAGAAGGAGTTCCTCCCCAAGATCCTGCGGGGCCAGATCTCGTGGTGCCAGGGATTCAGCGAGCCCGATGCCGGCAGCGACCTCGCCTCGCTGAAGACGCGCGCCGAGCTCGATGGTGACGAGTGGGTGGTCAACGGTCAGAAGGTCTGGACCACCCAGGCCAAGCACGCCGACTACGTCTTCCTGCTCGCGCGCACCGATCCCGACGCTCCGAAGCACAAGGGCATCTCGTACCTGCTCGTCCCCATGAAGCAGCCGGGCGTCGAGGTGAGGCCCATCGAGCAGATCGACGGCTCGGCCGAGTTCAACGAGGTCTTCTTCGACAACGCCCGGTGCCCCAAGGACAACGTCGTCGGTGGTGTGAACAACGGGTGGAGCGTCGCCATGACGACGCTCGGGTTCGAGCGGGGCACGTCGGCCACGACCGGCCATCGCCGCTTCCAGCGCGAGCTCGACGCCATCATCGACGCAGCGCGCAAGAACGGGAAGGCGTCCGACCCGCTCGTTCGTCAGCGTCTTGCGCGGGCGTGGTCGAAGGTGAAGATCATGGAGGTGAACGGCCTGCGGACGCTCACCGCGGTGCTCAACAAGACCAAGGACCAGTCGAGCGCGGCGCTGGGCGCCACCAACAAGATGTTCTGGTCGGAGTACCACCGCGAGGTGATGGAGCTCTACATCGACGTCATGGGGATGGACGGCCAGATCCTCACGGGCGACGTCAACCAGGAGTACGCGCTCGGGATGGGCCGCCGGGCGCGCGCCCGTCACTATCCCGTCAGCCCGCTGCAGGCCGCGTTCTTCTTCTCGCGCTCGGAGACCATCTGGGGCGGAGCCGCCGAGATCCAGCGCAACATCGTGGGTGAGCGCGTGCTCGGGCTCCCGAAGGAGCCCAAGCCCGCGTAA
- a CDS encoding amidohydrolase, with translation MPYATGRTIHDADSHVVETPDWIIGYADPRLRERMHPLYVATVAPGEEALIDDARRKHADPEYRALDEEQIMLRKNWRATGAFIADDRPRALDLLGFASQLVFNTFANKELQRAEHRDDLEYTYGLARAHNRAIVDFCRADRRLLPVGYVPLADFEQAAAMAVEALDLGCAALMIASACPPGHSPSHVGLFPVWARAQEAGVPIVLHVGGGGRLLDPHYFDNGLPPVPDFHGGAENFRSVDYMAIPYPPMQTLATMILDGVLDRFPTLKIGVIEQGASWVPGWMRAMDSAAIAFVKNEERLQKLSLTPSEFVRRQIRVTPYPHEDTGWIVANTGPEVCLFSSDYPHVEGGRNPLARFEASLAGVDEHAQQRFYCDNFVDLMGSALP, from the coding sequence ATGCCGTACGCGACGGGCCGCACCATCCACGACGCCGATTCACACGTGGTCGAGACTCCCGACTGGATCATCGGATACGCCGACCCGCGCCTGCGCGAGCGCATGCACCCCCTCTACGTCGCCACAGTGGCGCCCGGAGAGGAGGCGCTCATCGACGACGCGCGCAGGAAGCACGCCGATCCCGAGTACCGCGCCCTCGACGAGGAGCAGATCATGCTCCGCAAGAACTGGCGGGCCACGGGTGCCTTCATCGCGGACGACCGGCCGCGCGCCCTCGACCTGCTCGGGTTCGCCAGCCAGCTCGTGTTCAACACGTTCGCCAACAAGGAGTTGCAGCGGGCCGAGCATCGCGATGACCTCGAGTACACCTACGGCCTCGCACGCGCCCACAACCGCGCCATCGTCGACTTCTGCCGCGCCGACCGCCGCCTCCTGCCCGTGGGCTACGTGCCGCTCGCCGACTTCGAGCAGGCCGCCGCGATGGCGGTCGAGGCCCTCGACCTCGGCTGCGCGGCGTTGATGATCGCCTCCGCCTGCCCGCCCGGGCACTCGCCCAGCCACGTCGGCCTGTTCCCGGTCTGGGCCCGCGCCCAGGAGGCCGGCGTCCCGATCGTCCTCCACGTGGGCGGCGGCGGTCGCCTGCTCGACCCCCACTACTTCGACAACGGCCTCCCTCCGGTGCCCGACTTCCACGGCGGGGCCGAGAACTTCCGCTCGGTCGACTACATGGCGATCCCCTACCCGCCGATGCAGACCCTCGCCACGATGATCCTCGACGGGGTGCTCGACCGCTTCCCGACGCTGAAGATCGGCGTGATCGAGCAGGGGGCCTCGTGGGTGCCGGGTTGGATGCGCGCGATGGACTCCGCGGCAATCGCGTTCGTGAAGAACGAGGAGCGCCTCCAGAAGCTGTCGCTCACGCCCAGCGAGTTCGTGCGGCGGCAGATCCGGGTGACGCCGTACCCGCACGAGGACACGGGCTGGATCGTCGCCAACACCGGCCCCGAGGTCTGCCTCTTCTCCTCCGACTACCCGCACGTCGAGGGCGGTCGCAACCCACTCGCCCGCTTCGAGGCCAGCCTGGCCGGCGTCGACGAGCACGCGCAGCAACGCTTCTACTGCGACAACTTCGTCGACCTGATGGGTTCCGCCCTTCCCTGA
- a CDS encoding aldo/keto reductase: MHRRTIAGREVSAIGLGAMPMSLEGRPDEAQSIRTTHAALDAGATLIDTADAYCVNLDETGHNERLIAKALASWSGDAGTVLVATKGGHYRPGDGSWQLDGRPEHLRDACDASLKALGVDAIGLYQFHRPDPAVPYEDSVGTLKELQDEGKVQLTGISNADVGQIRMSIEILNQLASVQNEFSPRFRSSEDELQLCAEHGIAFLPWSPLGGIGRAGKLGARHREFDEVARAHGVSPQQVTLAWELAQAPVVVPIPGATRPETILDSLRAADLELTADELARLDGG; encoded by the coding sequence ATGCACCGACGGACGATCGCGGGGAGAGAGGTGAGCGCCATCGGCCTGGGCGCCATGCCCATGTCGCTCGAGGGCCGGCCCGACGAGGCGCAGTCCATCCGGACGACCCACGCCGCGCTCGACGCGGGCGCCACGTTGATCGACACGGCCGACGCCTACTGCGTGAATCTCGACGAGACCGGCCATAACGAGCGCCTCATCGCCAAGGCGCTCGCGTCGTGGTCCGGCGACGCCGGCACCGTGCTCGTCGCCACCAAGGGCGGGCACTACCGGCCGGGCGACGGGTCGTGGCAGCTCGACGGTCGACCCGAGCACCTGCGGGACGCGTGCGACGCCAGCCTCAAAGCGCTCGGTGTCGATGCGATCGGGCTCTACCAGTTCCACCGGCCCGACCCCGCGGTGCCCTACGAGGACTCCGTGGGCACGCTGAAGGAGCTGCAGGACGAGGGCAAGGTGCAGCTGACCGGCATCTCCAACGCGGATGTCGGTCAGATCCGGATGTCGATCGAGATCCTCAACCAGCTGGCGAGCGTGCAGAACGAGTTCTCTCCGCGGTTCCGCAGCTCGGAGGACGAGTTGCAGCTGTGCGCCGAGCACGGAATCGCATTCCTCCCGTGGAGCCCGCTCGGCGGCATCGGGCGGGCGGGCAAGCTGGGTGCGCGGCACCGCGAGTTCGACGAGGTGGCGCGAGCCCACGGGGTGTCGCCGCAGCAGGTCACGCTCGCGTGGGAGCTGGCCCAGGCGCCGGTCGTCGTGCCGATCCCCGGCGCGACCCGGCCGGAGACCATCCTCGACAGCCTGAGGGCTGCCGACCTGGAGCTCACCGCCGACGAGCTCGCGCGCCTCGACGGGGGCTGA